A single window of Oncorhynchus keta strain PuntledgeMale-10-30-2019 chromosome 34, Oket_V2, whole genome shotgun sequence DNA harbors:
- the LOC118366877 gene encoding zinc finger protein 148-like isoform X3 — MVHEETVKNDREEGMMQRLAHKLPCTLHMPVSIKQELKLSSDPLMLGKKERKQPRDLTTECHKKKRKQRSPAKILTINEDGSLGLQSPKCHVCGHCNAAFRTNYHLQRHVFIHTGEKPFQCSQCDMRFIQKYLLQRHEKIHTGEKPFRCEECGMRFIQKYHMERHRRTHSGEKPYQCDYCHQYFSRTDRVLKHRRMCRERKAHKTAAAGKDGGLLSDTESLAFSFPAKECSLPKKKRLKTSDKSQCALSAAATENVATVASLGDMDREVEQRPSKIECLPLYVVTSKVVKDEYVMADYSVALPDTSSGRQLGLGGETFSSEEIYPPKLVLKKVPKRSLKQPTEPEPPESLSPLSSFEDCKVTRYTFEIVDKQGLLDVDVANSDLEPVDALPGGQTKPASSSTHYDDAMQFLKKKRYLQQVAMANNDNRDYAVNVSSIASQPSATQVAVASVIDETVPATILEPQPLSVELKSNHDKNVLPDEVLQTLLDHYSNKANVQPDISFSVADTEVTSSISINSSDVSEGSPVESLGGNSQAPSAEKSSLLHEYSKFLQQALERTSQNDSYLSSQSLTFVTESPSLSNQPLFSTEKQYPSPSRFTAGTGKSGMNSPLRSTLEKPHFGLLVGDSQHSFSFSGDETTTSAVSPTNDFLEGVASSKKTDAQGLHQAYQISTFDQNFPSQFQTSRSGIASQFTIANGQVSLRSHGTDFSEFPIETRSQLNSSPDATSSQTFG, encoded by the exons ATGGTACATGAGGAGACTGTGAAGAATGACCGGGAAGAGGGAATGATGCAGAGACTCGCACACAAGCTGCCATGCACGCTCCACATGCCT GTGAGCATCAAACAAGAGTTGAAGCTGTCTTCGGATCCACTGATgctgggaaagaaagagagaaaacagcCCAGGGACCTCACAACAGAGTGTCACAAGAAGAAGAGAAAACAGCGCTCTCCTGCCAAG ATTCTCACCATCAATGAGGATGGATCATTGGGTCTCCAGAGTCCAAAGTGTCATGTATGTGGGCACTGCAATGCAGCTTTCCGAACAAACTACCATCTACAAAGACACGTCTTTATCCACACTG GTGAGAAGCCATTTCAGTGCAGCCAGTGTGATATGCGCTTCATTCAGAAATACCTTCTCCAGAGACATGAGAAGATCCACACTG GTGAGAAGCCCTTCCGCTGTGAGGAGTGTGGCATGAGGTTCATTCAGAAATACCACATGGAGAGGCACAGAAGGACCCACAGTGGAGAGAAGCCCTATCAATGCGACTACTGCCACCAG TACTTCTCCAGAACAGACCGGGTTCTAAAGCACAGGCGCATGTGCCGTGAGAGGAAAGCCCACAAGACAGCAGCAGCGGGGAAAGACGGAGGACTCCTGAGCGACACAGAATCTCTGGCCTTCTCCTTCCCTGCCAAGGAGTGCTCACTGCCCAAGAAGAAACGCCTGAAGACCTCAGACAAGTCTCAATGTGCTCTCTCAGCTGCTGCCACTGAAAACGTTGCCACAGTCGCTTCTCTTGGCGACATGGATAGGGAGGTGGAGCAAAGACCGAGCAAAATTGAATGTCTACCTCTCTATGTGGTTACCTCCAAGGTGGTTAAAGACGAGTATGTGATGGCAGATTATTCTGTGGCACTTCCTGACACATCTAGTGGGCGGCAGTTGGGGCTGGGTGGGGAGACTTTCTCCTCTGAGGAGATTTATCCTCCCAAGCTGGTCCTCAAGAAGGTCCCCAAGAGGAGTCTGAAGCAACCAACTGAACCTGAACCACCTGAGAGTTTATCCCCTTTGTCCTCTTTCGAAGACTGCAAAGTCACCAGGTACACGTTTGAGATTGTTGACAAACAAGGTCTTCTGGACGTGGATGTGGCTAACTCTGACCTGGAGCCAGTAGACGCTCTCCCAGGAGGGCAGACGAAACCAGCATCCAGCAGCACACACTACGACGATGCCATGCAGTTCCTGAAGAAGAAGAGGTATCTCCAGCAGGTCGCTATGGCCAACAACGACAACCGAGATTACGCTGTTAATGTAAGCAGCATCGCGTCCCAGCCTTCCGCTACACAAGTCGCAGTGGCCAGCGTCATTGACGAAACCGTTCCCGCCACCATCTTGGAACCCCAGCCATTGAGTGTCGAGCTCAAGTCCAATCACGACAAGAACGTGCTCCCGGATGAGGTTCTCCAGACTCTCCTGGACCACTACTCGAACAAGGCCAACGTGCAGCCAGATATCTCCTTCAGTGTGGCCGACACTGAGGTGACATCCAGCATCTCCATCAACTCCTCCGATGTGTCTGAGGGCAGCCCGGTAGAAAGCTTGGGAGGTAACTCTCAAGCCCCATCAGCAGAGAAATCTAGCCTCCTGCACGAGTACTCCAAGTTCCTCCAGCAAGCACTGGAGAGGACCAGCCAGAACGATAGCTACCTGAGTAGCCAGAGTCTTACCTTTGTCACCGAGAGCCCCAGCCTTTCCAAccagcctctgttctctacagaGAAGCAGTACCCTTCCCCCAGTAGGTTTACCGCTGGTACTGGTAAGTCAGGGATGAACTCTCCACTAAGGTCTACCTTGGAGAAACCCCATTTTGGACTCCTTGTAGGGGACTCCCAGCACTCTTTCTCATTTTCGGGTGATGAAACCACTACCTCGGCCGTGTCGCCAACCAACGATTTTCTGGAGGGAGTTGCGTCCTCGAAAAAGACTGATGCTCAAGGGTTGCATCAGGCTTATCAAATCAGCACCTTCGATCAGAACTTCCCGTCGCAGTTCCAGACCTCACGTTCTGGAATCGCCTCCCAGTTTACTATTGCCAATGGACAAGTCAGTCTGCGAAGTCACGGAACAGATTTCTCGGAATTCCCCATTGAGACGAGGTCTCAATTGAACTCTTCCCCTGATGCTACAAGCAGTCAAACGTTTGGTTGA
- the LOC118366877 gene encoding zinc finger protein 148-like isoform X1: protein MNIDDKLEGMLLKCSGVVDERVGIGGGGLVVMTLGERGLAHHPLLADDNDDDEEDDDLTGVSIVSHDLIATDELMVHEETVKNDREEGMMQRLAHKLPCTLHMPVSIKQELKLSSDPLMLGKKERKQPRDLTTECHKKKRKQRSPAKILTINEDGSLGLQSPKCHVCGHCNAAFRTNYHLQRHVFIHTGEKPFQCSQCDMRFIQKYLLQRHEKIHTGEKPFRCEECGMRFIQKYHMERHRRTHSGEKPYQCDYCHQYFSRTDRVLKHRRMCRERKAHKTAAAGKDGGLLSDTESLAFSFPAKECSLPKKKRLKTSDKSQCALSAAATENVATVASLGDMDREVEQRPSKIECLPLYVVTSKVVKDEYVMADYSVALPDTSSGRQLGLGGETFSSEEIYPPKLVLKKVPKRSLKQPTEPEPPESLSPLSSFEDCKVTRYTFEIVDKQGLLDVDVANSDLEPVDALPGGQTKPASSSTHYDDAMQFLKKKRYLQQVAMANNDNRDYAVNVSSIASQPSATQVAVASVIDETVPATILEPQPLSVELKSNHDKNVLPDEVLQTLLDHYSNKANVQPDISFSVADTEVTSSISINSSDVSEGSPVESLGGNSQAPSAEKSSLLHEYSKFLQQALERTSQNDSYLSSQSLTFVTESPSLSNQPLFSTEKQYPSPSRFTAGTGKSGMNSPLRSTLEKPHFGLLVGDSQHSFSFSGDETTTSAVSPTNDFLEGVASSKKTDAQGLHQAYQISTFDQNFPSQFQTSRSGIASQFTIANGQVSLRSHGTDFSEFPIETRSQLNSSPDATSSQTFG, encoded by the exons ATGAACATTGATGACAAGCTGGAGGGGATGCTGCTAAAGTGTAGTGGGGTAGTGGATGAGAGGGTGGGGATAGGGGGAGGGGGTCTGGTCGTCATGACCCTGGGCGAGAGGGGGTTAGCCCACCACCCCCTGTTAgctgatgataatgatgatgatgaagaggatgaTGACCTGACAGGGGTTTCAATAGTGTCTCATGACTTGATTGCAACTGATGAACTGATGGTACATGAGGAGACTGTGAAGAATGACCGGGAAGAGGGAATGATGCAGAGACTCGCACACAAGCTGCCATGCACGCTCCACATGCCT GTGAGCATCAAACAAGAGTTGAAGCTGTCTTCGGATCCACTGATgctgggaaagaaagagagaaaacagcCCAGGGACCTCACAACAGAGTGTCACAAGAAGAAGAGAAAACAGCGCTCTCCTGCCAAG ATTCTCACCATCAATGAGGATGGATCATTGGGTCTCCAGAGTCCAAAGTGTCATGTATGTGGGCACTGCAATGCAGCTTTCCGAACAAACTACCATCTACAAAGACACGTCTTTATCCACACTG GTGAGAAGCCATTTCAGTGCAGCCAGTGTGATATGCGCTTCATTCAGAAATACCTTCTCCAGAGACATGAGAAGATCCACACTG GTGAGAAGCCCTTCCGCTGTGAGGAGTGTGGCATGAGGTTCATTCAGAAATACCACATGGAGAGGCACAGAAGGACCCACAGTGGAGAGAAGCCCTATCAATGCGACTACTGCCACCAG TACTTCTCCAGAACAGACCGGGTTCTAAAGCACAGGCGCATGTGCCGTGAGAGGAAAGCCCACAAGACAGCAGCAGCGGGGAAAGACGGAGGACTCCTGAGCGACACAGAATCTCTGGCCTTCTCCTTCCCTGCCAAGGAGTGCTCACTGCCCAAGAAGAAACGCCTGAAGACCTCAGACAAGTCTCAATGTGCTCTCTCAGCTGCTGCCACTGAAAACGTTGCCACAGTCGCTTCTCTTGGCGACATGGATAGGGAGGTGGAGCAAAGACCGAGCAAAATTGAATGTCTACCTCTCTATGTGGTTACCTCCAAGGTGGTTAAAGACGAGTATGTGATGGCAGATTATTCTGTGGCACTTCCTGACACATCTAGTGGGCGGCAGTTGGGGCTGGGTGGGGAGACTTTCTCCTCTGAGGAGATTTATCCTCCCAAGCTGGTCCTCAAGAAGGTCCCCAAGAGGAGTCTGAAGCAACCAACTGAACCTGAACCACCTGAGAGTTTATCCCCTTTGTCCTCTTTCGAAGACTGCAAAGTCACCAGGTACACGTTTGAGATTGTTGACAAACAAGGTCTTCTGGACGTGGATGTGGCTAACTCTGACCTGGAGCCAGTAGACGCTCTCCCAGGAGGGCAGACGAAACCAGCATCCAGCAGCACACACTACGACGATGCCATGCAGTTCCTGAAGAAGAAGAGGTATCTCCAGCAGGTCGCTATGGCCAACAACGACAACCGAGATTACGCTGTTAATGTAAGCAGCATCGCGTCCCAGCCTTCCGCTACACAAGTCGCAGTGGCCAGCGTCATTGACGAAACCGTTCCCGCCACCATCTTGGAACCCCAGCCATTGAGTGTCGAGCTCAAGTCCAATCACGACAAGAACGTGCTCCCGGATGAGGTTCTCCAGACTCTCCTGGACCACTACTCGAACAAGGCCAACGTGCAGCCAGATATCTCCTTCAGTGTGGCCGACACTGAGGTGACATCCAGCATCTCCATCAACTCCTCCGATGTGTCTGAGGGCAGCCCGGTAGAAAGCTTGGGAGGTAACTCTCAAGCCCCATCAGCAGAGAAATCTAGCCTCCTGCACGAGTACTCCAAGTTCCTCCAGCAAGCACTGGAGAGGACCAGCCAGAACGATAGCTACCTGAGTAGCCAGAGTCTTACCTTTGTCACCGAGAGCCCCAGCCTTTCCAAccagcctctgttctctacagaGAAGCAGTACCCTTCCCCCAGTAGGTTTACCGCTGGTACTGGTAAGTCAGGGATGAACTCTCCACTAAGGTCTACCTTGGAGAAACCCCATTTTGGACTCCTTGTAGGGGACTCCCAGCACTCTTTCTCATTTTCGGGTGATGAAACCACTACCTCGGCCGTGTCGCCAACCAACGATTTTCTGGAGGGAGTTGCGTCCTCGAAAAAGACTGATGCTCAAGGGTTGCATCAGGCTTATCAAATCAGCACCTTCGATCAGAACTTCCCGTCGCAGTTCCAGACCTCACGTTCTGGAATCGCCTCCCAGTTTACTATTGCCAATGGACAAGTCAGTCTGCGAAGTCACGGAACAGATTTCTCGGAATTCCCCATTGAGACGAGGTCTCAATTGAACTCTTCCCCTGATGCTACAAGCAGTCAAACGTTTGGTTGA
- the LOC118366877 gene encoding zinc finger protein 148-like isoform X2, with protein sequence MSHDLIATDELMVHEETVKNDREEGMMQRLAHKLPCTLHMPVSIKQELKLSSDPLMLGKKERKQPRDLTTECHKKKRKQRSPAKILTINEDGSLGLQSPKCHVCGHCNAAFRTNYHLQRHVFIHTGEKPFQCSQCDMRFIQKYLLQRHEKIHTGEKPFRCEECGMRFIQKYHMERHRRTHSGEKPYQCDYCHQYFSRTDRVLKHRRMCRERKAHKTAAAGKDGGLLSDTESLAFSFPAKECSLPKKKRLKTSDKSQCALSAAATENVATVASLGDMDREVEQRPSKIECLPLYVVTSKVVKDEYVMADYSVALPDTSSGRQLGLGGETFSSEEIYPPKLVLKKVPKRSLKQPTEPEPPESLSPLSSFEDCKVTRYTFEIVDKQGLLDVDVANSDLEPVDALPGGQTKPASSSTHYDDAMQFLKKKRYLQQVAMANNDNRDYAVNVSSIASQPSATQVAVASVIDETVPATILEPQPLSVELKSNHDKNVLPDEVLQTLLDHYSNKANVQPDISFSVADTEVTSSISINSSDVSEGSPVESLGGNSQAPSAEKSSLLHEYSKFLQQALERTSQNDSYLSSQSLTFVTESPSLSNQPLFSTEKQYPSPSRFTAGTGKSGMNSPLRSTLEKPHFGLLVGDSQHSFSFSGDETTTSAVSPTNDFLEGVASSKKTDAQGLHQAYQISTFDQNFPSQFQTSRSGIASQFTIANGQVSLRSHGTDFSEFPIETRSQLNSSPDATSSQTFG encoded by the exons A TGTCTCATGACTTGATTGCAACTGATGAACTGATGGTACATGAGGAGACTGTGAAGAATGACCGGGAAGAGGGAATGATGCAGAGACTCGCACACAAGCTGCCATGCACGCTCCACATGCCT GTGAGCATCAAACAAGAGTTGAAGCTGTCTTCGGATCCACTGATgctgggaaagaaagagagaaaacagcCCAGGGACCTCACAACAGAGTGTCACAAGAAGAAGAGAAAACAGCGCTCTCCTGCCAAG ATTCTCACCATCAATGAGGATGGATCATTGGGTCTCCAGAGTCCAAAGTGTCATGTATGTGGGCACTGCAATGCAGCTTTCCGAACAAACTACCATCTACAAAGACACGTCTTTATCCACACTG GTGAGAAGCCATTTCAGTGCAGCCAGTGTGATATGCGCTTCATTCAGAAATACCTTCTCCAGAGACATGAGAAGATCCACACTG GTGAGAAGCCCTTCCGCTGTGAGGAGTGTGGCATGAGGTTCATTCAGAAATACCACATGGAGAGGCACAGAAGGACCCACAGTGGAGAGAAGCCCTATCAATGCGACTACTGCCACCAG TACTTCTCCAGAACAGACCGGGTTCTAAAGCACAGGCGCATGTGCCGTGAGAGGAAAGCCCACAAGACAGCAGCAGCGGGGAAAGACGGAGGACTCCTGAGCGACACAGAATCTCTGGCCTTCTCCTTCCCTGCCAAGGAGTGCTCACTGCCCAAGAAGAAACGCCTGAAGACCTCAGACAAGTCTCAATGTGCTCTCTCAGCTGCTGCCACTGAAAACGTTGCCACAGTCGCTTCTCTTGGCGACATGGATAGGGAGGTGGAGCAAAGACCGAGCAAAATTGAATGTCTACCTCTCTATGTGGTTACCTCCAAGGTGGTTAAAGACGAGTATGTGATGGCAGATTATTCTGTGGCACTTCCTGACACATCTAGTGGGCGGCAGTTGGGGCTGGGTGGGGAGACTTTCTCCTCTGAGGAGATTTATCCTCCCAAGCTGGTCCTCAAGAAGGTCCCCAAGAGGAGTCTGAAGCAACCAACTGAACCTGAACCACCTGAGAGTTTATCCCCTTTGTCCTCTTTCGAAGACTGCAAAGTCACCAGGTACACGTTTGAGATTGTTGACAAACAAGGTCTTCTGGACGTGGATGTGGCTAACTCTGACCTGGAGCCAGTAGACGCTCTCCCAGGAGGGCAGACGAAACCAGCATCCAGCAGCACACACTACGACGATGCCATGCAGTTCCTGAAGAAGAAGAGGTATCTCCAGCAGGTCGCTATGGCCAACAACGACAACCGAGATTACGCTGTTAATGTAAGCAGCATCGCGTCCCAGCCTTCCGCTACACAAGTCGCAGTGGCCAGCGTCATTGACGAAACCGTTCCCGCCACCATCTTGGAACCCCAGCCATTGAGTGTCGAGCTCAAGTCCAATCACGACAAGAACGTGCTCCCGGATGAGGTTCTCCAGACTCTCCTGGACCACTACTCGAACAAGGCCAACGTGCAGCCAGATATCTCCTTCAGTGTGGCCGACACTGAGGTGACATCCAGCATCTCCATCAACTCCTCCGATGTGTCTGAGGGCAGCCCGGTAGAAAGCTTGGGAGGTAACTCTCAAGCCCCATCAGCAGAGAAATCTAGCCTCCTGCACGAGTACTCCAAGTTCCTCCAGCAAGCACTGGAGAGGACCAGCCAGAACGATAGCTACCTGAGTAGCCAGAGTCTTACCTTTGTCACCGAGAGCCCCAGCCTTTCCAAccagcctctgttctctacagaGAAGCAGTACCCTTCCCCCAGTAGGTTTACCGCTGGTACTGGTAAGTCAGGGATGAACTCTCCACTAAGGTCTACCTTGGAGAAACCCCATTTTGGACTCCTTGTAGGGGACTCCCAGCACTCTTTCTCATTTTCGGGTGATGAAACCACTACCTCGGCCGTGTCGCCAACCAACGATTTTCTGGAGGGAGTTGCGTCCTCGAAAAAGACTGATGCTCAAGGGTTGCATCAGGCTTATCAAATCAGCACCTTCGATCAGAACTTCCCGTCGCAGTTCCAGACCTCACGTTCTGGAATCGCCTCCCAGTTTACTATTGCCAATGGACAAGTCAGTCTGCGAAGTCACGGAACAGATTTCTCGGAATTCCCCATTGAGACGAGGTCTCAATTGAACTCTTCCCCTGATGCTACAAGCAGTCAAACGTTTGGTTGA
- the LOC118366882 gene encoding phosphatidylcholine-sterol acyltransferase-like, translating to MGHAHCCTVLLIVFLALQQAAGFGLFDVFPSSFKTQNKVPNNSTPPVLIVPGTAGNQLEAKIDKPSRVHWMCYKKTDDFFTLWIDLNMFMPIGINCWIDNIRIVYNRTTRKSSNSAGVSVRVPGFGQTYTVEFLDNHKLSGYFNNMVTHLVNMGYVRNEAVRAAPYDFRVAPNEQEEYFARLKKLIEDMYERDQQPLYILGHSMGSNYILYFLYQQTQAWKDEYIKGFISLGAPWGGAVKTLRVLASGDNLGIPLVSNIKIREQQRMTTTNPWMLPFEEVWPTDHVFISTPLFNYTRQDYQRFFKDIDFEDGWFMWEDTRNLTAGLPPPGVEMYCFYGVGLLTPVTYIYDDQFPNADPIDYVYADGDDTVDSLSLGLCKRWRGKQAQPVHVKEFRSMPHTEIVLNKKVINVIQSILEGRYSEEDSTLMN from the exons ATGGGACACGCTCACTGCTGTACTGTGCTCCTTATAGTATTCCTTGCGCTACAGCAAGCTGCTGGATTTGGGCTCTTCGATGTCTTTCCATCAAGTTTCAAAACTCAAAACAAAGTGCCAAACAATAGCACTCCGCCGGTTCTTATAG tgcCTGGGACTGCAGGAAACCAGCTTGAAGCCAAGATTGACAAGCCAAGCCGTGTGCATTGGATGTGCTACAAAAAGACAGATGACTTTTTCACACTTTGGATTGACCTGAATATGTTCATGCCAATTGGGATTAACTGTTGGATTGATAATATAAG AATTGTATACAATAGGACAACTCGCAAGTCATCCAATTCTGCAGGGGTGTCTGTGAGAGTGCCTGGTTTTGGACAGACATATACTGTTGAGTTCTTGGACAACCACAAGCTGTCAG GTTATTTTAATAATATGGTTACACATTTGGTCAACATGGGATATGTCCGCAATGAGGCTGTCCGAGCAGCACCATATGACTTCAGAGTAGCTCCGA ACGAGCAGGAGGAATACTTTGCACGACTGAAGAAGCTGATTGAGGATATGTACGAGAGGGATCAACAACCACTTTACATCCTGGGCCATAGCATGGGAAGCAATTATATCCTCTACTTCTTATATCAGCAGACCCAGGCTTGGAAAGACGAATACATCAAAGGCTTCATTTCACTTGGAGCACCCTGGGGTGGGGCTGTCAAGACCCTTCGAGTACTAGCATCAG GTGACAATCTTGGCATCCCACTGGTGTCCAACATCAAGATCCGGGAGCAGCAGCGGATGACCACCACAAACCCCTGGATGCTTCCATTTGAAGAGGTCTGGCCTACAGACCACGTCTTCATCTCCACGCCATTATTCAACTATACCCGCCAGGACTACCAGCGCTTCTTTAAAGACATTGACTTTGAAGATGGCTGGTTCATGTGGGAAGACACCAGAAACTTGACAGCTGGTCTGCCCCCTCCtggtgttgagatgtactgctTCTATGGTGTGGGGCTGCTCACACCGGTTACCTATATTTATGACGACCAGTTCCCAAATGCAGACCCCATAGACTATGTGTATGCTGATGGGGATGATACAGTGGACAGTCTTAGCCTCGGTCTTTGTAAACGCTGGAGAGGGAAGCAAGCACAGCCTGTCCATGTCAAGGAATTCAGGTCTATGCCCCACACGGAAATAGTATTAAATAAGAAGGTGATCAATGTGATCCAGAGTATTCTGGAGGGAAGATATAGTGAAGAGGATTCTACATTGATGAACTGA